In Streptococcus parapneumoniae, the genomic stretch TTTTTTCAAGACCAATATTCATCCCTAAACCCAGCAAAGCAGCAAAAATAATTTTTCTTTCTTGTTCACTCGGCGGTTTCCCTGTAGAATCATGACTAAATTCTTGTGAAAAGTTGGTCCAACTGTCCACCTCAATTAAAAGATCACTAAGCCTTATCTTAGGAATTATTGAATAAAGTTTTTTTCTATATATTTCTGCTTCGCTAGGTGTAACTTTTTCCAACTTTTTAAGGTTTGCTCTTGAAATTCTCTTATCAACTGTCGAATAAAATTGAAGCTGTAAATCTAAAATTATTTCCCGATCCTTTAAATAGTCCTCAAACGTGTCTGGAATAGTTTCTGAATCAATACAAGCAGATAAATCAACTAAGTAATCATCAATATTTCGATGGATCATACTTCCTTCAACTGAAATATCTCCTGATCGAATATTGTTCTTTAGCTCGGTGAAAGCTACTAACTCATAGTAAGACCGATCTATTTTCCCCTCTTCTGGCCGAACAAGGCTTTTCCATTTTTTACTCACAAAATCAGTAGAAGTATCTGCCGGTATTTTTCTTTTACCACTATTGTGTAAATCAGTTAGTTGAGTTAGGGCCATGAGGACTGGATTTGCTGCCGGAGTTGCTTTGAACGAAAGGGTCCTCAATAACATTGGCGTGTATCTTCGGAGGTAATTAGCTTTATTTCGAACCATTTCTAAATAGCCATGATTTTTATTACCTGTAATTTTTTTAGCTTCTTCTCCATCTTGTACTAAATCTTCCCAAGGCATGATTCGTTCAATTTCGTCAAAAGGATTACTATCATTATCTTTTGCAAAGTGAAGAGCATCAATTAAAGAAGCATAATGTTCCAATTTTTTAGTAGCCAATTTTCCTTTTTCTTTTAACTGTTCTTGTGAATCACGTGTCCCTTTGCGTTTAATACTTGCTAAAATGCGGTCATTAATCTCAATCAGTTGATCGATCAGATATTGATGATGATTGACTAAAAAAGCAATAAGTAAAGAGTATCTTTTTTCAAGCTCAAAACGGGAGAAGTCATATGCATCATAATTTTCCCCTAGTCTAGCTAGCTGAAGAAACCTGTTCCGATTAATATGGGAGACATTAATTGTCCCGAGTCCCATGGAAGCAATCACTTCCACTTTTTTACAAATACTCATAAAGCTTTCTGGATTTGCCTTACCTGGAATGTCTTTTAGCCAAGCGAGTTTAGTTATTTTCGTCTCTTCATAAATTTGAAACAAACTCTCTAGTTTTTCAATTTGTATATCTGTTAATGAACAGAGTAATATTGAAAATAAGTTGTTTTCTGCTTTATCTCGACAGCGGCTTATAATGTCTTCAAGTGTAGCTATAGATGGAAAAATAATTCTTTTTCGAGTTAAGAAATCAATTGTTTTTTTCATTAGATAGATAGAGTCATCATTTTCTAAAGCTAGTTCAATTAAATATTCTATTAACTGTTTTTGTGTATTAGCACTACCGAATCGATGATAGTTGAATACTTCTAAGATCTCGTTGAAGTGATTTGCACGTGTATTTCTATGATCATATGAATTTAAATCAATTGCATCAAGATGGAGCTGTCGACTCACATAAGAAGTTAGTCTGGTTGATTTAATCGGCCAATTACTTAAAGAACACCCAGGATACCGGGCCAAACAAAGTTGTATCGCAAATCCTAGTTTATTGACCTTTCCACGGTGTTGATTAATAACCTCCAGATCATAATCAGAAAAACTAAAATACGCTTTAAAATCCTCTTCTGATAAGTGGTCTACAGAAAGAAGTTGTTCACGCTGTGAAGTAGTTAAAATTCTTTTCATAGCCATATCTTAAGCATTCCTTTTATTGAGGTAACGGTAAAAGGTTGTTTTGCTTAATTTAGAGGCATCAAGAATTTGACGAATAGAATACTCTTTGCTGTCATACATTTTTAAAGCTAAATCAATTGATAGCTTACCTTTACTTGGACGGCCCCCTTTTTTTCCTCGGACTCTGGCTGCCTTAAGACCAGAGTTAGTTCGTTCAATAATAATATCCCGTTCCAGTTCTGCTAAACTAGCCATAACTCGGAAAAAGAATCTTCCCATAGACGTTGAAGTATCTACGTTATCTTGAATAGATATAAAATTGACACTAAGTTCTTCAAATAATTCAGAAAGTTCAATCAAATGTTTAGTTGATCGTGAAATTCGATCTAACTTGTAAATGACAACAGAATCTCCTTCACGTAGTAGGTTGATCATTTCTTCTAATTGCGGTCGGTCTTTTTTCGCACCAGTTACTTTTTCTTGAAATAATTTATCAATTCCATAATGAGTAAGTGCATCAATTTGTAAACTAAGATTTTGATCATCCGTACTCACTCGAGCATAGCCAAAAATCATAAAAAAACCTCCTTAATTTTATAATTTAAATGTACCATAACTCATTAAGTATAACTATATAGGAACTATGAAAAAGGAACGGATTTTGGTACTTGATTTACTTAAAAAACATTTAGAAAAAGCAGGAAAATGAAAAGGTACCATAAACGGTCGTTTATGGTACCATTCAAATTTATCCTTATTGTACAAAATAACAGCGAAATTTTTAAATCTATTCCTTATCGATACAAATTCCCCGTAGGCGCTAGGGACCTCTTTAGCTCCTTGGAAGCTGTCAGTAGTATACCTAATAATTTATCTACATTCCCTTTAGTAACGTGTAACTTTCCAAATTTACAAAAGCGACTCATAGAATTATTTCCTCCCGTTAAATAATAGATAACTATTAAAAATAGACAATACTTGCTCATAAGTAACGGTACTTAAATTGTTTACTTTGGCGTGTTTCATTGCTTGATGAAACTGATTTTTAGTAAACAGTTGACGATATTCTCGATTGACCCATTTTGAAACAAAGTACGTATATAGCTTCCAATATTTATCTGGAACATCTGTGGTATGGCGGGTAAGTTTTATTAAGACACTGTTTACTTTTGGTTTAGGATGAAAGCATTCCGCTGGCAGCTTAAGCAATTGCTGAATCGAGACTTGAGTGTGCAAGAGCAACCCTAGTGTTCGGTGAATATCCAAGGTACGCTTGTAGAATCCTTCTTCAACAATCAGATAGATGTCAGACGCATGGCTTTCAAAAACCACTTTTTTAATAATTTGTGTGCTTAAATGGTAAGGAATATTCCCAACAATTTTATACCTCTGTTTGTTAGGGAATTGAAACTGTAGAATATCTTGGTGAATTAAAGTGACACGAATGTTCAGTTTTAATTTTTCTGACGATAAGTTGAATAGATGACTGTCTAATTCAATAGACGTTACCTGTTTACTTATTTTAGCCAGTTTCGTCGTTAAATGCCCTTTACCTGTTCCAATTTCGTAAACGGTATCGGTTTCTTTTAAATTCAATTGTTTTATTATTTGGTTGAGTACTTTTTCACTCGTTAAAAAGTTTTGAGAATATTTTATATTTTTGTTCATGTAATCACTCCTGAAGTGATTACATCTATAAATAAATACAGAAGTTAAACGATTTGTTTGTAATTTTAGTTATCTGTTTAAAAAGTCATAAGATTAGTCACTGGTAGGAATTAATCTAACGTATTTATTTATCTGCGTAATCACTGTTTTTAGTCTGTTTCAAAACAGTAGATGTTTTATCTACATTACGCATTTGGAATACCAACATGACGAATCCCTCCTTCTT encodes the following:
- a CDS encoding 23S rRNA methyltransferase attenuation leader peptide, translated to MLVFQMRNVDKTSTVLKQTKNSDYADK
- a CDS encoding recombinase family protein, translated to MIFGYARVSTDDQNLSLQIDALTHYGIDKLFQEKVTGAKKDRPQLEEMINLLREGDSVVIYKLDRISRSTKHLIELSELFEELSVNFISIQDNVDTSTSMGRFFFRVMASLAELERDIIIERTNSGLKAARVRGKKGGRPSKGKLSIDLALKMYDSKEYSIRQILDASKLSKTTFYRYLNKRNA
- a CDS encoding Tn3 family transposase, giving the protein MAMKRILTTSQREQLLSVDHLSEEDFKAYFSFSDYDLEVINQHRGKVNKLGFAIQLCLARYPGCSLSNWPIKSTRLTSYVSRQLHLDAIDLNSYDHRNTRANHFNEILEVFNYHRFGSANTQKQLIEYLIELALENDDSIYLMKKTIDFLTRKRIIFPSIATLEDIISRCRDKAENNLFSILLCSLTDIQIEKLESLFQIYEETKITKLAWLKDIPGKANPESFMSICKKVEVIASMGLGTINVSHINRNRFLQLARLGENYDAYDFSRFELEKRYSLLIAFLVNHHQYLIDQLIEINDRILASIKRKGTRDSQEQLKEKGKLATKKLEHYASLIDALHFAKDNDSNPFDEIERIMPWEDLVQDGEEAKKITGNKNHGYLEMVRNKANYLRRYTPMLLRTLSFKATPAANPVLMALTQLTDLHNSGKRKIPADTSTDFVSKKWKSLVRPEEGKIDRSYYELVAFTELKNNIRSGDISVEGSMIHRNIDDYLVDLSACIDSETIPDTFEDYLKDREIILDLQLQFYSTVDKRISRANLKKLEKVTPSEAEIYRKKLYSIIPKIRLSDLLIEVDSWTNFSQEFSHDSTGKPPSEQERKIIFAALLGLGMNIGLEKMAQSTPGISYSQLANAKQWRFYKEALTRAQSVLVNYQLKLPVADFWGEGKTTASDGMRVPVGVSALKSDVNPHYKSMEKGATMIRSINDRHTTHHIEVASTNTREATHTLDGLLYHETDLDIEEHFTDTNGYSDQVFGMTALLGFDFEPRIRNIKKSQLFSIKSPSYYPNLSEDISGKINVKIIEENYDEIKRIAYSIQTGKVSSSLLLGKLGSYARKNRVALALRELGRIEKSIFMIDYITDSELRRRITHGLNKTEAINALARELFFGRRGKFMERDIRRQLQSASALNVLINAISIWNAVYLQAAYNYLVKIDPEVTKYMKHVSPINWEHITFLGEYKFDLLSIPKHLRELNIKNK
- the erm(B) gene encoding 23S rRNA (adenine(2058)-N(6))-methyltransferase Erm(B) — protein: MNKNIKYSQNFLTSEKVLNQIIKQLNLKETDTVYEIGTGKGHLTTKLAKISKQVTSIELDSHLFNLSSEKLKLNIRVTLIHQDILQFQFPNKQRYKIVGNIPYHLSTQIIKKVVFESHASDIYLIVEEGFYKRTLDIHRTLGLLLHTQVSIQQLLKLPAECFHPKPKVNSVLIKLTRHTTDVPDKYWKLYTYFVSKWVNREYRQLFTKNQFHQAMKHAKVNNLSTVTYEQVLSIFNSYLLFNGRK